The Babylonia areolata isolate BAREFJ2019XMU chromosome 22, ASM4173473v1, whole genome shotgun sequence genome contains a region encoding:
- the LOC143297306 gene encoding FAST kinase domain-containing protein 5, mitochondrial-like isoform X1: MPVHRRALSLQNNIIKVCETRSCSLVKKLYIRMMRLVQRGLFHNTRAFLPACSECKLFQSFGAPLAATVPSCQFTSVKQPAKRRRQLNVQPSQGSRRPVPRLSDPIRPVSDKLLLSLMRRHKEKFAVLGADKGSMSLTMPVSPTEDLIHAIYSVPKDAANKTDQLTDIEKLLTKRLLKMTLEEALQACHGFYLQEHKFHKFLSHMLSVMDERFDDLCPSDSEVTRLLFYVFIQGSAPSMLLHKVEDYLLRNLDEFDINDLGVICVGFFRANTRLSSQDLLDALAKKLLTDMSSLELPLLLDFVRTFRHASYIKVSFYEQLADYLIDSKSISMYTTLNPIMHMAFTYASIPVQHTALFEHLFSHAEKLLSKQRFIRTKDISKFVWACGTLQFRPENYEKRYNRFVEVFEASIKDNREFPESIAEMLMGLVYLGIFPQGLLHRCFSYDVATRLLASGTDREKSFQLLLLNETVKTECPDYTGNLMSKSQVEVLRRHPSASRDLDTEMQTRVGLLAVLSCLQRSLGEDRVRCAHPFLHFRTAVIELCHSEEHGFVEVSSPASNPQMFSSDQTADTFTQKAISGDIFSALTRNSLKTSKPECLLPKCTRLAVVVTSSSQFALNDQQRPLGHLHTMTRQLSKADYTVIQILPDDAQWLELSSHKDRCRHLSAVLSSALQASICLS; encoded by the exons ATGCCTGTTCACCGTCGAGCCTTGTCGCTACAAAATAATATCATAAAAGTCTGTGAAACTCGGTCATGTTCTTTGGTGAAAAAGTTGTACATTAG gATGATGCGACTTGTTCAGCGCGGTCTATTTCACAACACACGAGCCTTTCTGCCGGCCTGTTCAGAATGCAAACTGTTCCAAAGTTTTGGAGCTCCTTTGGCAGCAACAGTTCCTAGCTGTCAGTTCACCTCTGTTAAACAGCCAGCAAAACGTCGCCGCCAGTTAAATGTTCAACCGAGCCAGGGAAGCAGAAGACCTGTACCAAGACTGAGTGACCCTATACGCCCTGTGTCTGACAAACTGTTGCTGTCATTAATGAGGAGACATAAAGAGAAGTTTGCTGTGCTAG GGGCAGACAAAGGGTCCATGTCTTTAACCATGCCTGTGTCACCAACAGAGGATCTCATCCACGCCATCTACAGTGTCCCGAAAGATGCTGCCAACAAAACAGATCAGCTGACAGACATTGAAAAGCTGCTCACAAAACGTCTGCTCAAGATGACCCTGGAGGAAGCTCTGCAAGCTTGCCATGGGTTTTATCTGCAAGAACACAAGTTTCACAAGTTTTTGTCCCACATGCTGAGTGTCATGGACGAAAGATTTGATGATCTGTGTCCCTCAGACAGTGAAGTGACCAGGCTCTTGTTCTATGTTTTCATTCAGGGCAGTGCTCCCAGCATGCTTCTGCACAAAGTGGAAGACTACTTGCTGAGAAATCTTGACGAGTTTGATATCAACGATTTGGGGGTCATTTGTGTCGGCTTCTTCCGGGCAAATACAAGACTGTCTTCCCAAGATCTCCTTGATGCACTTGCAAAGAAGCTCCTCACAGACATGAGCTCTCTTGAGCTCCCTTTGCTGCTGGACTTTGTGAGAACTTTCCGACATGCCAGTTACATAAAGGTTAGCTTCTACGAACAGCTGGCAGACTATCTCATTGACAGCAAGTCGATATCAATGTATACAACTCTCAACCCAATCATGCACATGGCGTTTACCTATGCTTCAATCCCTGTACAGCACACTGCCCTCTTTGAACATCTGTTCAGCCATGCGGAAAAACTCTTGAGCAAACAGAGGTTCATCCGCACCAAGGATATATCCAAGTTTGTTTGGGCTTGCGGTACGCTGCAGTTCCGACCAGAAAATTATGAGAAGAGGTACAATCGGTTTGTGGAGGTCTTTGAGGCCAGCATCAAGGACAACCGAGAATTTCCAGAGTCCATTGCAGAGATGCTGATGGGGTTGGTGTACCTGGGTATTTTCCCCCAGGGTCTTCTTCACCGATGCTTTTCATATGATGTGGCCACCAGGCTTTTGG CGAGTGgcactgacagagagaagagctTTCAGCTGCTGCTGCTCAACGAAACGGTGAAGACTGAATGCCCAGATTACACCGGAAATCTGATGTCCAAG AGCCAGGTGGAGGTGTTGCGGAGGCACCCCTCAGCGTCCCGTGACCTGGACACGGAGATGCAGACACGGGTGGGTCTCCTGGCCGTTCTGTCCTGTCTGCAGCGCAGTCTTGGAGAGGACAGGGTCAGGTGTGCACACCCCTTCCTTCACTTTAGGACTGcag tgATAGAACTCTGCCACTCTGAGGAGCATGGTTTTGTGGAGGTCTCCTCACCAGCTTCAAACCCCCAGATGTTCTCATCAGACCAGACAGCAGATACTTTCACCCAGAAAGCAATTTCAGGTGACATCTTCTCAGCCCTCACCAGAAATTCATTGAAAACCTCAAAACCTGAATGTCTTCTTCCAAAGTGCACAAG GTTAGCAGTGGTGGTGACCAGCAGCAGTCAGTTCGCCCTCAATGATCAGCAGCGTCCACTGGGCCACCTTCACACCATGACACGGCAGTTGAGTAAAGCCGATTACACTGTCATACAG ATACTTCCTGATGATGCCCAATGGCTGGAGTTGTCTTCCCATAAAGACAGATGTCGCCACCTCTCTGCTGTGTTGTCGTCAGCCCTTCAGGCCAGCATCTGTCTGTCATGA
- the LOC143297306 gene encoding FAST kinase domain-containing protein 5, mitochondrial-like isoform X2, which translates to MMRLVQRGLFHNTRAFLPACSECKLFQSFGAPLAATVPSCQFTSVKQPAKRRRQLNVQPSQGSRRPVPRLSDPIRPVSDKLLLSLMRRHKEKFAVLGADKGSMSLTMPVSPTEDLIHAIYSVPKDAANKTDQLTDIEKLLTKRLLKMTLEEALQACHGFYLQEHKFHKFLSHMLSVMDERFDDLCPSDSEVTRLLFYVFIQGSAPSMLLHKVEDYLLRNLDEFDINDLGVICVGFFRANTRLSSQDLLDALAKKLLTDMSSLELPLLLDFVRTFRHASYIKVSFYEQLADYLIDSKSISMYTTLNPIMHMAFTYASIPVQHTALFEHLFSHAEKLLSKQRFIRTKDISKFVWACGTLQFRPENYEKRYNRFVEVFEASIKDNREFPESIAEMLMGLVYLGIFPQGLLHRCFSYDVATRLLASGTDREKSFQLLLLNETVKTECPDYTGNLMSKSQVEVLRRHPSASRDLDTEMQTRVGLLAVLSCLQRSLGEDRVRCAHPFLHFRTAVIELCHSEEHGFVEVSSPASNPQMFSSDQTADTFTQKAISGDIFSALTRNSLKTSKPECLLPKCTRLAVVVTSSSQFALNDQQRPLGHLHTMTRQLSKADYTVIQILPDDAQWLELSSHKDRCRHLSAVLSSALQASICLS; encoded by the exons ATGATGCGACTTGTTCAGCGCGGTCTATTTCACAACACACGAGCCTTTCTGCCGGCCTGTTCAGAATGCAAACTGTTCCAAAGTTTTGGAGCTCCTTTGGCAGCAACAGTTCCTAGCTGTCAGTTCACCTCTGTTAAACAGCCAGCAAAACGTCGCCGCCAGTTAAATGTTCAACCGAGCCAGGGAAGCAGAAGACCTGTACCAAGACTGAGTGACCCTATACGCCCTGTGTCTGACAAACTGTTGCTGTCATTAATGAGGAGACATAAAGAGAAGTTTGCTGTGCTAG GGGCAGACAAAGGGTCCATGTCTTTAACCATGCCTGTGTCACCAACAGAGGATCTCATCCACGCCATCTACAGTGTCCCGAAAGATGCTGCCAACAAAACAGATCAGCTGACAGACATTGAAAAGCTGCTCACAAAACGTCTGCTCAAGATGACCCTGGAGGAAGCTCTGCAAGCTTGCCATGGGTTTTATCTGCAAGAACACAAGTTTCACAAGTTTTTGTCCCACATGCTGAGTGTCATGGACGAAAGATTTGATGATCTGTGTCCCTCAGACAGTGAAGTGACCAGGCTCTTGTTCTATGTTTTCATTCAGGGCAGTGCTCCCAGCATGCTTCTGCACAAAGTGGAAGACTACTTGCTGAGAAATCTTGACGAGTTTGATATCAACGATTTGGGGGTCATTTGTGTCGGCTTCTTCCGGGCAAATACAAGACTGTCTTCCCAAGATCTCCTTGATGCACTTGCAAAGAAGCTCCTCACAGACATGAGCTCTCTTGAGCTCCCTTTGCTGCTGGACTTTGTGAGAACTTTCCGACATGCCAGTTACATAAAGGTTAGCTTCTACGAACAGCTGGCAGACTATCTCATTGACAGCAAGTCGATATCAATGTATACAACTCTCAACCCAATCATGCACATGGCGTTTACCTATGCTTCAATCCCTGTACAGCACACTGCCCTCTTTGAACATCTGTTCAGCCATGCGGAAAAACTCTTGAGCAAACAGAGGTTCATCCGCACCAAGGATATATCCAAGTTTGTTTGGGCTTGCGGTACGCTGCAGTTCCGACCAGAAAATTATGAGAAGAGGTACAATCGGTTTGTGGAGGTCTTTGAGGCCAGCATCAAGGACAACCGAGAATTTCCAGAGTCCATTGCAGAGATGCTGATGGGGTTGGTGTACCTGGGTATTTTCCCCCAGGGTCTTCTTCACCGATGCTTTTCATATGATGTGGCCACCAGGCTTTTGG CGAGTGgcactgacagagagaagagctTTCAGCTGCTGCTGCTCAACGAAACGGTGAAGACTGAATGCCCAGATTACACCGGAAATCTGATGTCCAAG AGCCAGGTGGAGGTGTTGCGGAGGCACCCCTCAGCGTCCCGTGACCTGGACACGGAGATGCAGACACGGGTGGGTCTCCTGGCCGTTCTGTCCTGTCTGCAGCGCAGTCTTGGAGAGGACAGGGTCAGGTGTGCACACCCCTTCCTTCACTTTAGGACTGcag tgATAGAACTCTGCCACTCTGAGGAGCATGGTTTTGTGGAGGTCTCCTCACCAGCTTCAAACCCCCAGATGTTCTCATCAGACCAGACAGCAGATACTTTCACCCAGAAAGCAATTTCAGGTGACATCTTCTCAGCCCTCACCAGAAATTCATTGAAAACCTCAAAACCTGAATGTCTTCTTCCAAAGTGCACAAG GTTAGCAGTGGTGGTGACCAGCAGCAGTCAGTTCGCCCTCAATGATCAGCAGCGTCCACTGGGCCACCTTCACACCATGACACGGCAGTTGAGTAAAGCCGATTACACTGTCATACAG ATACTTCCTGATGATGCCCAATGGCTGGAGTTGTCTTCCCATAAAGACAGATGTCGCCACCTCTCTGCTGTGTTGTCGTCAGCCCTTCAGGCCAGCATCTGTCTGTCATGA
- the LOC143297305 gene encoding FAST kinase domain-containing protein 5, mitochondrial-like has protein sequence MVLYHSVINMKTCLPNALTRGLLLTHTLFSKCTAQFLPKRIERLKWLHSMHVPASFHTSKKCSRILSNVLQRKHGNGPLFVDGISFQKRCSSTLATSSTAKWDSKTQAFVENENEYFHSYLESVSVYQPYFLSFLSEQESGILPYETVQSLLQEIKEKKTTEKLLLLLGHWSGIARTEGCSVLSDKSLCQTVKLLQRNIKLLSVEEMMQSITYLNNLGFRQNTLMTEPRRNRIILSKAFDQAFTQHIKQMNVKDLLLAADFFYSVRGSSFAEYTFAMCERMKLFLPTMTKPELILLFFHMSMTRRTPPNMVQTMMDHLRQHLNSLTLQELGIVNLAHYKTQSLVRCPEYFLALTARLNTDVGQGVNPICLSSVLKYQHRSLNRCKDQLLPQFFTTLQDIEDPLLQQVPKASSESVMRVISLYYSLNLLSEDLFTAVIDRITHRGVQDWRLKDVAKVTHILTNIPLGSESKAEALEVILLDLQRKERQPEMDDHPRCLLQMAVSLTFCGMYPHWLVGAVLGPSAEKYFRGSKIDYRQDLYHLSQSVSIEDKSYEGPLLQAVSFPRLSKNKVYRKLTELREGDKAARGSVRSVGGDPTSGDDLFHRDRILLDVMDALCQVRPRASPVPTFLLPHFHTADVELVHKQAADLEVDDKKYVREVAVLHASNAYQTVRCRDGHAVPLLRQYHAMRARQLRALGTHVIEVPHFEFETNSDRRRYLLTKFQQEEDRQQSKAKGHL, from the exons ATGGTTTTATATCACTCAGTCATAAACATGAAAACCTGTCTGCCGAACGCACTCACAAGAGGACTGTTGTTAACTCACACTTTATTCAGTAAATGTACTGCTCAGTTTTTGCCAAAACGGATAGAGAGACTGAAATGGCTTCATAGCATGCATGTGCCAGCAAGCTTTCATACCTCAAAAAAGTGCTCCAGGATACTGAGTAACGTCTTGCAAAGAAAACATGGAAATGGACCCTTATTTGTTGATGGCATCAGTTTTCAGAAGAGATGTTCTTCAACTCTTGCCACAAGTTCAACAGCCAAATGGGAtagtaaaacacaagcttttgtGGAAAATGAAAACGAATATTTTCATTCATATTTGGAATCAGTCAGTGTGTACCAGCcctatttcctttcatttttgtcAGAACAGGAAAGTGGTATTTTACCATATGAAACTGTTCAAAGCCTTCTGCAAGAGataaaggaaaagaagacaacagaAAAACTTCTCTTGCTTTTGGGACACTGGTCTGGTATTGCCAGAACAGAAGGGTGCTCAGTGCTTTCAGACAAGTCCTTGTGTCAGACTGTCAAACTCCTTCAGAGAAATATAAAACTGCTTTCTGTTGAAGAAATGATGCAAAGCATCACATATCTCAACAACCTTGGCTTCAGACAGAACACACTGATGACTGAGCCAAGGAGAAACCGAATCATTCTGTCAAAAGCTTTTGATCAAGCTTTCACCCAGCATATAAAACAAATGAATGTGAAAGATTTACTTTTAGCTGCTGATTTCTTTTATTCTGTGAGAGGGAGCTCATTTGCAGAGTATACCTTTGCGATGTGTGAAAGAATGAAGCTCTTTTTGCCCACTATGACAAAGCCGGAACTGATACTACTCTTCTTTCACATGAGCATGACTCGCAGGACTCCGCCCAACATGGTCCAGACTATGATGGATCATCTTCGACAACATCTGAACTCTCTCACCCTGCAGGAGCTAGGGATTGTCAACCTGGCTCATTACAAGACTCAGTCACTTGTCAGGTGTCCCGAATATTTCTTGGCCCTCACAGCTCGGTTGAACACCGACGTAGGCCAAGGTGTCAACCCAATCTGCCTGTCTTCAGTGCTGAAGTACCAACACAGGTCTCTCAACAGGTGCAAAGATCAGCTCCTGCCCCAGTTTTTCACCACCCTGCAGGACATTGAAGATCCTCTGTTGCAGCAAGTGCCTAAGGCGAGCTCAGAATCCGTGATGCGAGTCATCAGTTTGTACTACTCTCTCAACTTGCTGTCGGAGGATCTCTTCACGGCAGTCATTGACAGGATTACTCACAGAGGAGTACAGGACTGGAG GCTGAAGGACGTAGCCAAGGTGACACACATCCTGACCAACATTCCTCTCGGGTCTGAGAGCAAAGCGGAAGCGTTGGAGGTCATCCTTCTGGACCTGCAGAGAAAGGAGCGGCAGCCAGAGATGGATGACCACCCTAGGTGCCTGCTGCAGATGGCGGTGTCCCTGACTTTCTGTGGCATGTATCCTCACTGGCTGGTGGGGGCAGTGCTTGGGCCTTCAGCAGAAAAATATTTCAgag GCTCAAAAATCGACTACCGTCAAGATCTGTATCACCTTTCACAAAGTGTCAGCATTGAGGACAAGTCCTATGAAGGACCTCTGCTTCAAGCTGTCAGCTTTCCTCGGCTCTCTAAG AACAAAGTGTACAGAAAGCTGACAGAACTGAGGGAAGGGGACAAGGCTGCAAGGGGCAGTGTCAGGTCTGTTGGTGGTGACCCGACCTCTGGAGATGACCTGTTCCATCGTGACAGAATCCTTCTGGACGTGATGGATGCCCTGTGTCAGGTTCGTCCCAGAGCCTCACCTGTGCCAACGTTCTTGCTGCCTCACTTTCACACTGCAG ATGTGGAGCTTGTACACAAGCAGGCAGCAGATCTGGAGGTGGATGACAAGAAATATGTGAG AGAGGTGGCAGTGCTGCACGCCAGTAATGCGTATCAGACGGTGCGGTGCCGTGACGGGCATGCGGTGCCACTGTTGCGTCAGTACCACGCCATGAGGGCCAGGCAGCTCAGGGCACTGGGCACCCATGTCATTGAG GTACCCCACTTTGAGTTTGAAACCAACAGCGACAGGCGCCGTTACCTGCTGACAAAGTTCCAACAGGAAGAGGACAGGCAGCAGAGCAAAGCCAAAGGACATCTCTGA